From the genome of Ooceraea biroi isolate clonal line C1 chromosome 10, Obir_v5.4, whole genome shotgun sequence:
gttcctttttcttttttattcgtaGGTATTTTCTCCGTACACTAATACACTTTTTTCTTTGCAGGTTTACCTCCGGACACCACCAGTACACAGGACGCCGCTGGACATCCTGCCGCACCCGTCGCGTCGCTCCATCGTTTATCCGCGTAAGTATCCGACGAACCATTTCGCTTCCCTCCTCCGCCGAAACAAACTCTGCGCTTTGTCCCCACGTTTCTCGCAATACACTCTCCTCTAACTCTTCCAAATTCAATGTCTTATACTGCCATCGGGGCATTAGTTTAGCTTTATTCACTCGCGAACGCTCCAACTGTTTATTTCGTAGCTCCACCGTAAACGATATTAACCGATGATCCGATAAAGTCTCCGTCTCTTCCTCCACTTTCCAGTTcttaattttgagaaaaattgcCGACGAACACCAAGATAAATCGATCACTGATTCCCCTCGTGCTCGCTCGAACGTCACCACCCCACCAGTATTtacaatttgtaaatttgcaCTAGCCGCCCATTCCTCCACTAAAGCGCCTCTCGCATCTGTATATCGAGATCCCCAGAGTTTCGATTTTGCGTTAAAATCTCCGAGtactaataaataactttGACTATGTACAATTAtgctattaaataaattatttaaaattctctCGTAACGTCTAATATTAAAACTCGGGTTTATATATACACTAACAACTGTCAATCGCTGCCATTCCACAACGACGTAGCCGTCCCCTTTGTACAAGAATCTAACGTTAATTTTTCGCGCATTGTAAAAAATCGCCGCTCTTTCGCTATTGTCcgagaaaatgttattatattgcaCACGATATGGTTCCGAGACAGCAACTATGTCCGTGTCCGTCTCTTCTATCTTTTGCATTAACAGGTCCTGTGCTGCTCGGCaatgatttaaatttatttgcttAATTCTCATAATCGGTGCCTGTAGCTGCTATCCTCCTAGCCATTCCACCACTTTCCttatcctttctctctttcccgcaAAAT
Proteins encoded in this window:
- the LOC113562695 gene encoding uncharacterized protein LOC113562695, coding for MAAIDSYARGALVEEWAASANLQIVNTGGVVTFERARGESVIDLSWCSSAIFLKIKNWKVEEETETLSDHRLISFTVELRNKQLERSRVNKAKLMPRWQYKTLNLEELEESVLRETWGQSAEFVSAEEGSEMVRRILTRINDGATRRVRQDVQRRPVYWWCPEVNLQRKKCISVRRKYLRIKKKKERVMVVVYEEALRCYREERRALNKEIVRAKMRAWDELLETLEKDPWGRLYLIVLKKLTNARNACESLPVNNVQRILEVLFPRDMTVNLFERERPNLLSSKRLNLWNLLREEDMANEPRLVDEEELALLTREMMKKGNPAPGLDGIRNMTLNMVTKTSPEWLLNIFNACIREGVIPKI